TCTCTGACGGCAGCTTTCTGTTTTTCCCCTCAGAGGCTCCAAACGCCTCCAACCTGAAGATCGTGAGGATGGATCGGACCGCCGGCTGTGTGACCGGAGGAGAGGAGGTGTACCTGCTCTGTGACAAAGTCCAGAAAGGTGAGTTTTATCTGCAGAGCTCGACCTTAACCATCTTTAAAAGCACTACAGAGCAAATGTGCATAAATTTGCAGGGCATCCATGCAGATCAGCTGAGGCACTGGCAGACACTCaagataatttatttttttttccatgagctTCATTCAGAGCCGTTTCCGTGGAGCCGAGTGTAAATTAGGTGGATCTGAGCGGTTTTCCTGCCTGGGGCAGTGTCAGTGTTGTTGGAGGAAGTCCTGCTTCAGGGAATTCCCCTCTGACATGTAAATCCCACAGGGGGAAGAGGCAGATTGAGGTCTGCTTCCCTGCTCTGCTCTGGAGTCCATGATCCTGCAGCTCCAACAGGAGGCCTGGAAGGAATTAATTAACCTGCAGGAACCACAGCTGGTTACGTTTGAGATGGTTTAAAAATCGTGAAGCAGGTTTACCCCTCAGGTTGACTCCATAAGCCCCAAATCCTGTTTTGTAGTGCAGGCCTCCGCATTAGCATAACCGGGACAGACAGCTGATCTTTAGCCCTGCGTGGATAGAGACGATCATCTGAGCCAAAGGTGCTCCCAAACCATGAAAACAAACCATAAAACCAGTTTcctggtgtttgtgtttgcagacgacatCCAGGTCCGGTTCTACGAGGAGGACGACTCGGGTCTGACCTGGGAGGCTCTGGGAGACTTCTCCCCCACAGACGTCCACAGACAGGTGAGCGTTCCTGCACATGGAGCATTTTAACCTGCAGCTCCTGGCGGGTCATTAACCGTGCTGTGTTACCGTGCCGACAGTTCGCCATCGTCTTTAAGACGCCAAAGTATCGAGACCAGAACCTGCAGAAACCGACGTCTGTGTTCGTCCAGCTGAAGAGAAAGTCTGACAACGAGACCAGCGAGCCTAAGCCCTTCACCTACCACCCCCAGATCATAGGTAGGTCACAGGAGCGCTGCGTTTCAGGGGAGGAAGGTCAGCCTGGGAAACAGCTCAGGAAACGTTTAATCTGCAGGGCCCTAAAACACCTCAGCTCCGCTTCCTCAGTCTGATGGTCGTTCACAAACCTGCCAGTTCTTAAAACAGGGTTCGTAcaggtgctggaaatccttgacAATGCTTGGATTTCAATATTGtgttttcaaggtttgaaaagtgcttaaattttggatttttagtgcttgaaactgcttgaaaatgtaacttttttaaataaaaaaaaaaactgtctgattaAATAGTTCACTTATGAGCATGTGACCTGTCGGTCTGTTTGTGACCCCGCCCCTCCCCCGGAGACAGAGTCGCCGTTCTGATGAGTGCtggctggaaaactgcaaatccCAATTATGGATAAGACgagtatggaattatatttaagtCAAAACGCGGGAGAAATAATGAGAAATAATGTGATTCTGCGAGCGCAGGTATTCATTCCTCACGAGGAAATTCAACAAGTCGTGTGCGTAGGACTCCAGAAACACGGTGCACACGCTGTCCACGCGCTGCTGCGGGGTCACGCTCTCGTCAGGAAactgtgattggtcactttgatgTTCAGGTTCCTGCGTTAGACCGAGTTACACCGCGGCAGCAACGTGGAGCTGCTTTAAACCGGATTTGCTCCCAGTCTGGAGACTAAAGTTTCCAGAATTAACCATCagtagttattgttttctgtcctgTGACCTATGGCATAACAACATCTTTTTAATATGATTAAAACATGTGAAAGAGTTGAGTGTGTATGTATTTCTATAAATATGTATCACagtgttaatgtgctggaaaatcctGAAAACCTTGGACCTTGAAAGTGCTTAAAGTGCTTGACTTTGACCCTGGAAAAGGCATATGAACCctgataaaaacacattaaaatcagctggaagcatTAATAACCCCAGCAGCTGGCGGCCTCATTTTAATACAGTTTGTACTGTCTGTATCCCAGCGCTGCCCCCTGCTGCTTCAACATCACCTGACTGAGTCATTATTGATTTCAAAGGTGGttagcatgaatgtgtgtgtgtgtgtgtgtgtgtgtgtgtgtgtgtgtgtgtgtgtgtgtgtgtgtgcgttcagACAAAGAGGAGGTGCAGAGGAAGAGGCAGAAGACTTTACCCAACTTCCAGGATTTCAGTGGTCACGGAGGAGGAGGCCtgtacagaggaggaggaggaggaggaggaggaggtccagctgcaggaggaggaccTGGATCTGCAGGTAGACTCGTGCTGTGGGCCAACAGAGAACACTTCATGGTTTAAGTGGCATCAGTGACACATTCCTGACTTTATGTCATGTCTTAAtctcttcctgtgtttgtgtggctctTCCTGCAGGATACTACCAGGGCTTCACTACCTACAActatggaggaggagggggtggaggaggaggaggattccCCACAGGATACTCAGCTGGTctggggggaggaggaggaggaggaggagggatcaAACACGGTGAGGAGCTGCGATGACGTGTTATTCAAACTTAAACCAGGAGGCGGAGCTCAAAACCTGACGTCTAATTTATGATTTTAGatggaaaaaaatccaagatTATAAAGATGCAGATTTATGAGAAAAAACAGGAGCAGAGAATCAAACCTTAAATGTTCTGTGAGAACATACGTTTGAAAATCAGGACGaaacatttattataaattactGTCAGATAAAATCTATAAAGTCagaccagaaaaaaaatctgatattttgTGACTTTTCTCATTAATTTACCTTCACAGATGTTCTGAGacattaaaaatcacaaacataatTCAATATCAGATCATATCTAAGATGGTTTCTTCATAAATGATCATTTATAAGGTAAAAACTTGGATCATAGTTTAAATTATGAGAAAAGTCTTGATGGTTTCATGAGGAGGAGGTCTCCTGGATGACAAACTTTGATTctatctgaaacatttaatcaTGAATTAGAACGTTTGGTTATTCTGAGGTTATAATGTAGCAGCTTTTTGAGGAAAAACTCATAATCACTAAATAATCTCAGATAAAACCTGAATCTGAATATTCTCTTACAAAGTtatacatttaaatcaaatatcTTTGATGTTCTCTGAGTTCATAAATCTGTGTGGGGAAAAACTGAGATCTGGGATCATAAAGAGGGAAAACACCAGGAAAAGGATGCTTCAGTTTTCAAAGTGAAGCTGAAGAAACTCAGATTTGTGTTTCCAGCTGGATTATCTGAGCAGACTCCAAGTTTCTGACGCTCGTCTCCGGGTGCAGACGCTCCAATTAATTTGGGAATTTGTTTCTATTTTGACTCAAAGCCTCTCAGGGCAGCGCCGCAGACGACGACGGCGACTCAGACGATGACTCGCCATCAGCGGCCGCGCTGCTGGTTTCAGCCCGGCCTGAGGGCGCGGAGGTCGGGCAGAGGAGCGAGGACGGAGGGGTGGAGccagaaacacagagaggtAAACACAAGTCCTCTGAAGGTGCTGCTTGTTGGTTCCTTCAGGACTGAAGCTGGGGATCATTTTCAGTCTGTTAATCTGGTTGGAGTGATCACTTCCACTTACAGATGTTCAggtcacactgatggaaaatggaaaaatcaGGATTAGTTTTTAAGGAGCTTTTAGGTGTTCCAAAGGAAAAGGCTTCCAGAAGATCCTGTTCTCGATCGAGCCTTCGTTTTGTCTCCTCCAGAGTGCGATGCCAAGGAGCAGCTGGTTCAGGTGACCAACCTACAGTTGCAGGCGCTCTTTCAGTACTCGGTTACAGGAGATTCGGCGTACCTGCTGGCACCACAGCGCTCCCTAATGGCCGCGCAGGACGTGGATGGTGACACGTCAGTAAACACATTGCTGATCAGATTTCCACACATTTTGTTCGCCGTGTAGTGACGCctcctttttctcctctcaGTGGGCTTCATCTGGCTGTTCTCCACAGCCAGCGGGAGGCGCTGAAGAGTCTAACGCAGGTGGTGTCTGCTCTTCCCGGAGAGGAGGTGCTCAACATGAGGAACCACCTGTACCAGGTACTGAAGCTGGTCGTCTCCAATCTCACAGATCAGAAAGCTTCAGGTCAGCGAGCTAAAGCATCCTGCCTCTGTTTCCCAGACTCCTTTGCACCTGGCTGTCATCACTCAGCAGAAGGAGGCGGTGGCAGCGCTGCTGTCGGCCGGTGCCGACCCAACTTTGACGGATCGTCACGGCAACACAGTGCTGCACCTGGCAGCTCAGCAGGAAGGAGGGATGGTACAATTTTTACTGCTTCACAGAGAGCTGAGAGAGCTGCTGGACCAGACCAACACAGCAGGTGCACGCACGCATATACATGCACGCACGTTTTTTCACAGTGTGGTTTTtaaggatgaaacaaaaagcgttTCACGTGACGTTTATACACACCAAAGTTTGCATTCGTTTttgtgtgtaaaggcctttaggCTGTTAGACAGATGTGCTGCAGACCACTCGATGCCTCTTCTGCTCCCAGCAGCTAACGTTAGCTCAGCGCAGCGGCGTCCGTATGTAGGGTTTGTGTTGGCGTCAGATGAAGGACGAGTTAGTGTTGACCTTTGGTAACTTTGCTGTTTTAGCGCATTGGATCTGATCTGAGCCTGTAAAACTCAGTCACACAGCGGTGGCAGCAACTGTTTTTGTGAGGTgaactttctgtttttgttcgaGTGGCGATGTCATTTAATGTGTCAGACATTATCGTTATAATCGTCTTGTCCTACATCCTGTTTGAAAACCGGCTTCCCTGTAAACCTGTTTTCAGGTCTGTGTGCGATCCACCTGGCAGTTCTGGCCAACCAGCTGTCTTCTCTCAGGGAGCTGCTGGAGGGTGGGGCCAACGTGGAGGCCCAGGAACGCAGCTGTGGACGGACGGCCCTCCATCTCACCACCGAAACGGACAACGTATCGCTGGCCGGCTGCCTGCTGCTGGAGGTATTCTGGGGTTACTGGGCAGACTGGGACTTGAGTGACCAATCAGAACAGAGATGCGGAGACCTTTGCTGAAGGCTTTGCTGGGTCAGGTTCAGTGTTAGAGCTGCAGCAAATCATCATCTCATCAGTAAACTGATTACATGTTCATAGAGATGGACAAATGTGAGAAATAATTTCCCTCACAGGTGACTCACAGGTGAGACtttcagtttaatatcatcGGCTTAGAAAAGCATCAAAACTTTCACCTacaaagattttaaattttattatagTAATGAAGTTTATTAGTTCAGCACTGATACACAGCAGTGTGAGAAAGACAATGAAAGTCATACAGTTggtaaaaagattaaaaaccaTAAATTCAGACTTGCAGTGCTCGAGTACAACATCCAGTCTGTAAGGTAGAGATGAGCGTCATCGGCATACGTGTGCAATCAAACGTTTCTGTGTAACTTTACCTTTGATCGATTGTTTGATGCACAAAGGAAAAAGATTATAAGAAAGCCTGTcgataaaaatgtgtctttaaaagTGATTTAATAGATTCTGAGGAGAAAATACGGAGTTCTTCAGGCAGGAACTCAGGAGCAAACGATGGTGGGAACTGTTCCATAATCGCCTGGTTGATGTTAAACAGCCCATCAAAGGTAACATTTTAGGTAAAATAAGTTTTAAAGGTGATTCAATCGAGGATACTGACAGAGCAGCCTGCAGTTCTTCAGGCAGGTCGATCCACAACAGCAAACGCTCGGTTGTCTTTAGGTTTTAAGTATAATGTAGGCATTTCCTGCCTCTGGAGGATAAGATTTACATTCTGGAACTATGAAGGGCATTAAATGTGAACTCTTTACATCCTTGCTGCTGCATTATGAACAGTTTGATATCAACCAGCCTTTGATACCATCATAACCACAGTCTGCATATGAGGGTGGATCCAGCCTGTTGGTCTTAACTCTGTCCCCTATAAATATGACCTCACCTGTACCCTTAATCACGAGTTTTGACACCTCAATATGTATCAGTAAAGACGCGGTTTGGCGACCATCAGAATAGGTTCCAGGTTTTTACGAGGACAGCCCAAAGTAAGCTGTGCAGATCACCCTCACCAACTTCTGATTTTGTTCTGGAAGCACAAACCACTCAGAAAAGGGAAGCGATGGGGGTGTAccagtggcggatgctggtctttcaatgAGGGGAAGCTCAGtttcggcctacatcataaaatgtgtcagtgggaagagctttgtgcccctcatggggaggacatcgacaacatcacggactgcatcactgattacatcaatttctgcgtggaaaacattgtgcccaccaggagggtacggtgttttttaaacaacaaaccctggatcaactctgaaataaaggctctcctgaaggagaagaagagagcctttagatcaggaaataaggaggagctgagagccgtgcagaaggatctgagaaggaaaatcagggatggaaaaaatatctacaggaagaagatggaggaccagctacagcagagcaacatcagtggggtttggaggagtttgaactcaatttcaggccacaaaccaagccctagggttgtgggagacttagagtgggttaacaacctgaaccagttctttaacaggtttgaccagcaacccacccctcccccagcccagtcccccctgctgtcagccccaccatctttaatgactgccaacctttcttcttcttgggacctcacacctctcagctctcagccatcacccacccccttcaattctgaggactccatctcacaacccccatcccccacctccatcttgtccctctcaactcatcatgtgaggaaggagctacgtaagatcaaggtgcgaaaggctgctggtccagacggcatcagctccaggctcctgaggtgctgcgcagatcagctgtgtggcatcatgggatacatgttcaacctgagcttgaagctggggaaagtaccacaactgtggaagacctcctgtgtggtaccggtaccaaagaccaaacatccaaaggatcttagcagctacaggccggtagccctgacatcgcatctaatgaagaccctcgagaggctggtcctcaaccatctacgcctcatggtgtcgtcttcgttggacccgctgcagttcgcctaccggcctggcatcggggtggatgacgccatcatctacctcctgcaccgagctctgacccacctggagaagcctggaagcactgtgaggatcatgttctttgatttctccagtgcttttaacaccatccagccaggacttctgagagacaagctggaactgtcaggagtggaccaccacatctccgagtggatactggactacctcactgaccgcccacagtacgtgaggacacagggctgtgtctctgacaggctggtctgcagtacgggggccccacagggaactgtgctggcaccgttcctcttcaccctctacactgcagacttctccatcaactccccacgctgccatctgcagaagttctctgacgactctgccatagttggcctcatcacaggtgaggatgactcagagtacagacagtggactcaggactttgtggactggtgccagcggaaccacctcctgatcaacgccgctaaaaccaaggagctggtggtggatttccgcaggcgcagacccaccacacggacaccggtgaacatccagggagtggacattgagatagtggactcttataagtacctgggtgttcacctaaacaataaactggactggactcataacactgatgcgctctacaggaagggtcagagcagactctacctgctgagaaggctgaggtcttttggagtgcaggggacactcctgaagaccttctatgactctgtggtggcatcagccatcttctatgcagcagtatgttggagcagcagcttgtctacagctgagaggaagaggatagacaagctcatcaggaaagccagctctgtcctaggatgtcctctcgactcagtgcaggtggtgggagacagaaggactctgaccaaaataacatcactgatggacaaggtctcccatcccatgcatgaaactgttgctgagctggagagctccttcagtgacagactgctgcatcctaaatgcacaaaggagcgttaccgcagatccttcctcccagcagctgtaagactttataaccatcactgctcccaacaaaaaccacaatagcctacacaatgtaggataatatataatatactgtaaatagtccggcacatcatgcacattgtatatagtgttattattattagtagtattaaggttaatattgtttgttgattttatatatattcttttcttaatagtgtgaattattatatctttatttatatttataataactgcggctgctgttacacccaaatttcccctctgtgggacaataaaggctgtttcttcttcttcttcttcttcttcttcttctttatttatacagcagcacccgctggacagaaactgcaatagaagtcagaaagagtgatagaagtcagtctccaaacacaagcagctacaaaaacccaccagaaatagaagctcgatttgtcgctagtcgtttttaacaaagaaaatgccgctaagaggattaggaaagtctccggttcaactcagaacagaatgaaaatgctcccacggatgtttacaccaaaagatctctgattcgctcatttcgctgtcaatcaaaaagggattcagcctcagacagatcatccaatcatcatgcagaagctgagcgtccgggccagccgaggccagcccactgccccatagacccccagagacgctgagtgtccgatgggcgggacaaagcccagcatttatccaatgactcgtctcgtttcgctgcTTTCTTTGCTTCGCTATTGAACTCTGTAGACGCTCAGCGTCCACGCTGTTTAAAGCCATGTGAAGCTGCGGGAacgagtgagaggaaagccgcgtcgttaccggtgataagaagctgattctgaacaaaagttgtAGCGAATATTTAGTCagtgacatgtacacacaacagtatatatttgaccacttattttttgacattttaggggaagctgagcttcccttgcagtcttagagcaatcgcctctggGGTGTACCTTGGTAGGTGTCCGAGGGAGAACGAGATAAACCAGCATTCCTTTatgtggccagcagggggcgactcctctgagCTCAGCTGCTAGTTTCAAATCTTGTAATCAAACCGAGAGGAAATGAAAGTACGAACTGACATCTGAGCGTCCCTAAAACGCAGCATCGAGCGAATTCTGGCCACATTCCTGAGAGTGTGGAAATGAGATGTTGCTTATATGTTTCTCAGAGGTGAGAGTCGGGTCATCGTGACCCGAAGAAGGATGCAGTTAATGGGGGCCAGAGACTGGCGgctcagttttatctgagttTGCAGCTGTGAAATCAGATGTCGAGTGACCTTTGCATGAAGTTTAATGCTGTGTGTGCAATTCTGCCATCAGGGAAACGCCAACGTGGACTGCTGCACCTTCAACGGCTCCACACCCCTCCACATCGCTGCAGGGCGGGGCTCCGTCAAGCTAACGGCTCTCCTGATGGCTGCAGGTAGGTTTTCATTAAAGTTCACAGTTCTTCTGTTCACCAGGAGCTCATTTACACACTGAACTCGTTCATCGCTCACACCTTCATTTCAGCAGTTAAGCTGTTAACAGGAGAACGCTGTTAAAGACTAACGTCTgagtaaaaacaggaagtaaatgaTAATGAACCCTCTGGGGCCGTTTTTGACCACTTTTACCTTCTTTGGTATCACGGTTTTCGGCAGTCCTGTGTGACTGTTCAGTTATTAACACACTGAacctaaaatcacacaaaaaaatgaaatctgagtagaaaaaagtttgattttttttttttactgtgaaaactacaaacatgtttaacaaactatttttataacttaaaaacaaatatttgtaaatttcaaaaacacaaatttagcaaacaaaGTTATAAATAACtacattaaaatgctgcaggTGTTTTTGTACAGCTGTTTACAATCAGGAGTCACAGTTCCTGTCCTCCACAGACAGAGGGCGCCATCACAGGCAAACCTCACCACGTCATCGTGGTCTGGCTTTCACCACCTTTTCAACCAAATATCACATGTTGCCATATAACTTTAtgattggttgatgtggtgcatttttccaccagtaGGAAAGGGGATGTTGTGaatttttgggggttttttttccttgggggggggggtggtattTGTAAGCGAAGATCCCATTTTTGCCGTTTTTTTCCTGCACGAAATGCACTTCAAACTTGAGgataatatacaaaaaaaacatgttgtaaATTATTGATAACTGGTTTTTCTTGGCCTATCAACACAATTCACAAACTGGTGCGTCGTTTAAGGCCACAAGGCAGCGTCCTGATTCTATGTCATCTTAAATCGGCGATGTCATTGGACGCGCCAGCATGTCTGtcgaccccagagggttaatgaCCTGTGGagctgaaaaactgcagttcctctaatgtccacttgaggctccagcagtgacTCAGtctccacagactcccatgttaactCTTTAACAGCAGGTGATCGCCAcacatgaacagctggttaacccCGAGCGTGTCACAGCTGAGACGTCTGAACAAACACACTTTGAGTTACtgtcagaaaaattcaaatggtttctgaaagctgagcaTCCAGCAGGGTTATTATGGTCATTGTTGCCGAACAGCGAGACATTTGAAGTATGTTGTGTCGCCGATGACAGGTTTggtattaaagggttaaaatgtCCACCTGTAAGTGATatttagccccccccccacacacacacctgacagTTTTTCATGGTTAATTTGTTCAtatttgtgtgctttcaggtgcGGACCCTCAGAAGGAGAACTTTGAGCCACTGTTCttcagggaggaggaagaggaggaggagtgctgtgaaaaagagagcaaggatgaggaagaggatgaagggTACATCCCAGGAACAACTCCCATCAACATGGCTGCCACCACTCAGGTAGAGCGAGTT
The sequence above is a segment of the Archocentrus centrarchus isolate MPI-CPG fArcCen1 chromosome 10, fArcCen1, whole genome shotgun sequence genome. Coding sequences within it:
- the nfkb1 gene encoding nuclear factor NF-kappa-B p105 subunit isoform X1; its protein translation is MLLTDTTMAGDDHYLNPSNQVFDNFIMDPTWEFPHFSAISQTASLRTVDGPFLQIVEQPKQRGFRFRYGCEGPSHGGLPGATSEKNRKTYPTVKICNYQGQARVVVQLVTALSNHPHLHAHSLVGKQCDKGICIADLQSKDSTISFPNLGILHVTKKNVAKTLEERMVEAFRLGYNCGVSIHPEIDAIQGEVRVPRELTEHQLSVIRNAAATQAKEMDLSVVRLMFTAFLPDSDGGFSRRLEPVVSEPIYDSKAPNASNLKIVRMDRTAGCVTGGEEVYLLCDKVQKDDIQVRFYEEDDSGLTWEALGDFSPTDVHRQFAIVFKTPKYRDQNLQKPTSVFVQLKRKSDNETSEPKPFTYHPQIIDKEEVQRKRQKTLPNFQDFSGHGGGGLYRGGGGGGGGGPAAGGGPGSAGYYQGFTTYNYGGGGGGGGGGFPTGYSAGLGGGGGGGGGIKHASQGSAADDDGDSDDDSPSAAALLVSARPEGAEVGQRSEDGGVEPETQRECDAKEQLVQVTNLQLQALFQYSVTGDSAYLLAPQRSLMAAQDVDGDTGLHLAVLHSQREALKSLTQVVSALPGEEVLNMRNHLYQTPLHLAVITQQKEAVAALLSAGADPTLTDRHGNTVLHLAAQQEGGMVQFLLLHRELRELLDQTNTAGLCAIHLAVLANQLSSLRELLEGGANVEAQERSCGRTALHLTTETDNVSLAGCLLLEGNANVDCCTFNGSTPLHIAAGRGSVKLTALLMAAGADPQKENFEPLFFREEEEEEECCEKESKDEEEDEGYIPGTTPINMAATTQVLDLLNGKEYEPKAPQRTFVPPQGDLASLDVEVKRALCDALESEGCWENLAHSLGLGILNTAFRLSSSPAKTLLDSYEVSGGTIRELLAALRSVGDCRALSILEEALHHEDAPATNEMSGELLCAQVQDLKVDARMDSGVCDSGVELSTA
- the nfkb1 gene encoding nuclear factor NF-kappa-B p105 subunit isoform X2, whose product is MAGDDHYLNPSNQVFDNFIMDPTWEFPHFSAISQTASLRTVDGPFLQIVEQPKQRGFRFRYGCEGPSHGGLPGATSEKNRKTYPTVKICNYQGQARVVVQLVTALSNHPHLHAHSLVGKQCDKGICIADLQSKDSTISFPNLGILHVTKKNVAKTLEERMVEAFRLGYNCGVSIHPEIDAIQGEVRVPRELTEHQLSVIRNAAATQAKEMDLSVVRLMFTAFLPDSDGGFSRRLEPVVSEPIYDSKAPNASNLKIVRMDRTAGCVTGGEEVYLLCDKVQKDDIQVRFYEEDDSGLTWEALGDFSPTDVHRQFAIVFKTPKYRDQNLQKPTSVFVQLKRKSDNETSEPKPFTYHPQIIDKEEVQRKRQKTLPNFQDFSGHGGGGLYRGGGGGGGGGPAAGGGPGSAGYYQGFTTYNYGGGGGGGGGGFPTGYSAGLGGGGGGGGGIKHASQGSAADDDGDSDDDSPSAAALLVSARPEGAEVGQRSEDGGVEPETQRECDAKEQLVQVTNLQLQALFQYSVTGDSAYLLAPQRSLMAAQDVDGDTGLHLAVLHSQREALKSLTQVVSALPGEEVLNMRNHLYQTPLHLAVITQQKEAVAALLSAGADPTLTDRHGNTVLHLAAQQEGGMVQFLLLHRELRELLDQTNTAGLCAIHLAVLANQLSSLRELLEGGANVEAQERSCGRTALHLTTETDNVSLAGCLLLEGNANVDCCTFNGSTPLHIAAGRGSVKLTALLMAAGADPQKENFEPLFFREEEEEEECCEKESKDEEEDEGYIPGTTPINMAATTQVLDLLNGKEYEPKAPQRTFVPPQGDLASLDVEVKRALCDALESEGCWENLAHSLGLGILNTAFRLSSSPAKTLLDSYEVSGGTIRELLAALRSVGDCRALSILEEALHHEDAPATNEMSGELLCAQVQDLKVDARMDSGVCDSGVELSTA